A genomic window from Streptomyces broussonetiae includes:
- a CDS encoding Sec-independent protein translocase subunit TatB, with the protein MFNFGPLEIASLVVLGLILFGPDKLPKMISEVGGFIRKVREFSDSTKHEIRNELGPEFQDFEFQDLNPKAFVRKQLSRHGDELGLSEMQELRNGLTKDALAAPPTLRAAHVDPHSGSTGRPLEVTPPAAGEPTPYDRDLT; encoded by the coding sequence ATATTCAATTTTGGCCCGCTCGAAATCGCCTCACTCGTCGTTCTCGGTCTGATCCTCTTCGGCCCCGACAAACTCCCGAAGATGATCAGCGAGGTCGGGGGATTCATCCGCAAGGTTCGTGAGTTCTCCGACAGTACCAAGCACGAGATCCGTAATGAACTGGGCCCCGAATTTCAGGACTTCGAGTTCCAAGATCTGAACCCCAAGGCCTTCGTCCGTAAGCAACTGTCCCGCCACGGCGACGAACTCGGCCTCTCTGAGATGCAGGAACTGCGCAACGGCCTGACAAAGGACGCGCTCGCTGCCCCACCGACACTGCGAGCCGCCCACGTCGATCCACACAGCGGTAGCACCGGCAGGCCTCTCGAGGTCACACCACCGGCCGCTGGAGAGCCGACGCCGTACGACCGTGATCTGACGTGA
- a CDS encoding TetR/AcrR family transcriptional regulator translates to MTQRVTKRRRETNERLLNAAEQAFAECGFQGVSIAELCARAGYTTGAFYSNYDSKDELFLALFTRRSEIVLKQLGEAVDQALVSEQPVATFIELASVVDEQTRTWFLISTEFTLHAIRNPEAAQALARHDAAIRAAIAELLAPLLATTQRKVTETDLDMLLRLVVAVREGGLAQSLVEPAALPHGELERRFLPALFGGLR, encoded by the coding sequence ATGACACAGCGCGTGACCAAGAGACGACGGGAGACGAACGAGCGCCTGCTCAACGCGGCCGAGCAGGCCTTCGCCGAGTGCGGGTTTCAGGGTGTCTCGATCGCGGAGCTGTGCGCACGGGCCGGCTACACGACCGGCGCGTTCTATTCGAACTATGACTCCAAGGACGAACTCTTCCTCGCGCTGTTCACTCGACGCTCCGAGATCGTCCTGAAACAGCTGGGTGAGGCGGTGGACCAAGCCCTCGTCTCCGAGCAACCGGTCGCCACGTTCATCGAGCTGGCGAGCGTCGTGGACGAGCAGACGCGAACCTGGTTCCTCATCTCCACCGAGTTCACTCTCCACGCCATCCGCAACCCCGAGGCGGCCCAAGCCCTCGCCCGCCACGACGCAGCGATCCGGGCGGCAATCGCGGAGTTGCTCGCACCACTTCTCGCGACCACACAGCGCAAGGTGACCGAGACGGATCTCGACATGCTGCTGCGCCTCGTCGTCGCCGTTCGGGAAGGCGGACTGGCCCAAAGCCTGGTGGAACCGGCAGCGCTCCCGCATGGCGAGCTGGAACGCCGGTTCCTGCCCGCACTGTTCGGAGGGCTCCGATGA
- the tatA gene encoding Sec-independent protein translocase subunit TatA has protein sequence MLENRTLEIIIIAAVVLLLFGAKRLPDAARGLGKSLRIFKSEVSAMKTDSAQATTAAPRSVAAGPIEDVTGHPVTESASIIQS, from the coding sequence ATGTTGGAAAACCGCACCCTGGAAATCATCATCATCGCCGCCGTCGTGCTGCTGCTCTTCGGAGCCAAGCGCCTCCCTGACGCCGCGCGAGGGCTGGGCAAGTCCCTGCGCATCTTCAAATCCGAAGTCAGCGCGATGAAGACCGACTCAGCGCAGGCGACAACCGCCGCCCCGAGGAGTGTTGCCGCCGGCCCCATCGAGGACGTCACCGGCCATCCCGTCACCGAGTCGGCATCGATCATCCAGTCCTGA
- a CDS encoding Clp protease/crotonase-like domain-containing protein, protein MPSTPQFHVSEVSSSYWNVTFSNGPINLMDVDTIEQLADLVDRMEQAPDLTVVVFRSDNPLRLPGG, encoded by the coding sequence ATGCCAAGCACACCGCAGTTCCACGTGTCCGAAGTGTCGTCGTCCTACTGGAACGTGACCTTCTCCAACGGCCCGATCAACCTCATGGACGTGGACACCATCGAGCAGCTCGCCGACCTGGTGGACCGCATGGAGCAGGCTCCCGACCTGACCGTGGTCGTCTTCCGGAGCGACAACCCACTTCGACTTCCTGGCGGATAA
- the istB gene encoding IS21-like element helper ATPase IstB encodes MSELTGNRIRTTAGKLGLPHLAETINEYTRRADEAKMGYLDFLDLVLSEELAVRDDRRFRQGLRLSKLPHHKTLDEYDFSFQPELDPRKVKDLASLSFVDGKANAALLGPPGVGKTHIAVALAVAACRAGYSIYFTSLDDMVRNLKAAESAGRLVNKLGTYLRPSVLVVDEVGYQPLERAEANLVFQVISKRYEKGSIILTSNKTFSEWGQVFGDEVLATAILDRLLHHCEVIAINGPSYRLKNRLQAIERETDVA; translated from the coding sequence TTGAGCGAGCTGACCGGCAACCGCATCCGCACCACGGCCGGCAAGCTCGGCCTGCCCCACCTGGCAGAGACCATCAACGAGTACACCCGCCGGGCCGACGAGGCGAAGATGGGCTACCTCGACTTCCTCGACCTGGTCCTGTCCGAGGAACTGGCCGTCCGCGACGACCGCCGATTCCGCCAGGGCCTGCGGCTGTCGAAGCTGCCGCACCACAAGACGCTGGACGAGTACGACTTCTCCTTCCAGCCCGAGCTCGACCCGCGCAAGGTCAAAGACCTCGCCAGCCTCTCCTTCGTCGACGGCAAAGCGAACGCAGCGCTGCTGGGGCCGCCCGGAGTGGGCAAGACGCATATCGCCGTCGCTCTCGCTGTCGCGGCCTGCCGGGCCGGCTACTCGATCTACTTCACCAGCCTCGACGACATGGTCCGCAACCTGAAGGCCGCCGAGTCGGCCGGACGGCTGGTCAACAAACTCGGCACCTACCTGCGGCCGAGCGTCCTTGTGGTCGATGAGGTGGGCTACCAGCCCCTCGAACGAGCCGAGGCGAACCTGGTCTTCCAGGTCATCTCCAAGCGTTACGAGAAGGGCTCCATCATCCTGACCTCAAACAAGACCTTCAGCGAGTGGGGACAGGTCTTCGGTGACGAGGTCCTCGCCACCGCGATCCTCGACCGCCTCCTCCACCACTGCGAAGTGATCGCCATCAATGGCCCGAGCTACCGGCTCAAGAACCGCCTACAGGCCATCGAGCGAGAGACCGACGTGGCCTGA
- a CDS encoding maleylpyruvate isomerase family mycothiol-dependent enzyme — protein sequence MNQSPAPLPLATDVYLATLREKAAALEQLLRIADPATPVATCGSWSMHDLGIHLGQASRFAAALLQTGQLPREQFAPPAGQGIADWYAGGAAAILATLEETDPTAPAWAFGFEGTMAALWFRRVAQDTAVHLVDAQLATGADVHVDPLIAADGVDEVFAVMVPRVWQNGEQKPLPAPVALHTTDTGHNWLIQPGDMPQALPVDSEAAAATVQAPAAELLLALWKRQPANPEWISGDIAAANALLTATLTP from the coding sequence TTGAATCAGTCCCCCGCTCCCTTGCCGCTCGCCACCGACGTGTATCTGGCCACCCTGCGTGAGAAGGCGGCGGCACTCGAGCAGCTGCTGCGCATCGCGGACCCGGCCACCCCGGTGGCCACCTGCGGCAGTTGGAGCATGCACGACCTGGGCATCCATCTGGGCCAGGCGTCCCGCTTCGCGGCAGCCCTGCTGCAGACCGGGCAGTTGCCCCGCGAGCAGTTCGCCCCGCCGGCCGGGCAGGGGATTGCCGACTGGTACGCCGGGGGCGCGGCCGCAATCCTGGCCACCCTGGAGGAGACCGATCCCACCGCACCGGCCTGGGCGTTCGGCTTCGAAGGCACAATGGCGGCGCTCTGGTTCCGCCGCGTGGCCCAGGACACCGCGGTCCACCTGGTCGATGCCCAACTGGCCACCGGGGCCGACGTGCATGTCGATCCGCTGATCGCGGCCGACGGCGTAGACGAGGTCTTCGCCGTGATGGTCCCCAGGGTCTGGCAGAACGGCGAGCAGAAGCCGCTGCCGGCGCCGGTGGCGCTTCACACCACCGACACCGGACACAACTGGCTGATCCAGCCGGGCGACATGCCGCAGGCCTTGCCGGTTGACTCGGAGGCCGCAGCGGCCACGGTGCAGGCCCCCGCCGCCGAGTTGCTGCTCGCCCTGTGGAAGCGGCAGCCCGCAAACCCGGAATGGATCAGCGGTGACATCGCCGCGGCCAACGCCCTGCTGACGGCCACGTTGACGCCCTGA
- a CDS encoding alpha/beta fold hydrolase, which yields MTVSIERWWSEGELLPLTVAGVSRQVFVRRIGSGPVMTLLHGFPSSSHDWARAVPVLAARHTLLIPDFLGFGASEKPADHDYSIHEQADLVVALWQHEAVTSTHLVAHDYGATVAQELLARSADGSLRSRITSLTLLNGGIYPELHRPEAAQTALLDPDTGPRLSAALTGELMAAALSPTFAEHYDSSADAAAMWKGMSHGDGHLNSHRLIHYITDRAAHRDRWVEAMETSDLPKAFVWGLRDPVAGAHIADRIAERMPNATLHALADVGHWPLLEAPQRVASLILATEGSG from the coding sequence ATGACGGTCAGTATCGAGCGATGGTGGTCCGAAGGCGAACTGCTTCCGCTCACCGTCGCGGGAGTCTCGCGCCAGGTGTTCGTCCGCCGCATCGGCAGCGGTCCCGTGATGACCCTGCTCCACGGGTTCCCCAGTTCGTCGCACGACTGGGCCCGGGCGGTTCCTGTTCTCGCCGCTCGCCACACCCTCCTCATACCGGATTTCCTCGGCTTCGGCGCGAGCGAGAAGCCGGCCGATCACGACTACTCGATCCACGAGCAGGCCGACTTGGTGGTCGCGTTGTGGCAGCACGAGGCGGTGACCTCGACACATCTGGTGGCACACGACTATGGGGCCACCGTGGCGCAGGAGTTGCTCGCGCGCAGCGCCGACGGGTCGTTGAGGAGTCGGATCACGAGCCTGACGCTGCTGAACGGCGGCATCTACCCGGAACTCCACCGACCGGAAGCGGCCCAGACGGCGCTGCTCGACCCGGACACCGGCCCCCGGCTCAGCGCAGCACTGACCGGCGAGCTCATGGCCGCCGCCCTCTCACCGACATTCGCCGAGCACTACGACTCAAGCGCCGACGCAGCCGCGATGTGGAAGGGCATGAGCCACGGTGACGGCCATCTGAACTCCCACCGGTTGATCCACTACATCACCGACCGGGCTGCCCATCGCGACCGATGGGTGGAAGCCATGGAGACCAGCGATCTGCCCAAGGCGTTCGTCTGGGGCCTGCGGGACCCCGTCGCGGGTGCCCACATCGCCGATCGGATCGCCGAACGCATGCCGAACGCGACACTCCACGCCCTTGCAGACGTCGGCCACTGGCCCCTGCTGGAGGCACCGCAACGCGTCGCCTCACTGATCCTCGCCACGGAGGGAAGCGGCTGA
- a CDS encoding VOC family protein: MIDHVYISVSDVEKSRDFYLAALGPLGWREFGSFDASSAPEGVPDLLGIGDATYVAGGLGSSIWLRQRKPSETGLYVGIVCDSNEAVNAAYAAAITAGGIDEGAPADRTYFAPGYYAANVADFDGNRLEFVHKAWNEK, encoded by the coding sequence ATGATCGACCACGTCTACATCTCCGTATCGGACGTCGAGAAGTCGCGGGACTTCTACCTCGCCGCTCTTGGGCCCCTCGGCTGGAGAGAGTTCGGGAGCTTCGACGCCTCGTCCGCCCCCGAGGGTGTCCCAGACCTCCTTGGCATCGGCGACGCCACCTACGTGGCCGGCGGCCTCGGATCGAGCATCTGGCTGCGCCAGCGCAAGCCGAGCGAGACGGGCTTGTACGTCGGCATCGTGTGCGACAGCAACGAAGCCGTTAACGCCGCTTACGCCGCCGCGATCACCGCCGGCGGCATCGACGAGGGCGCACCGGCGGACCGGACCTACTTCGCCCCCGGCTACTACGCCGCCAACGTCGCCGACTTCGACGGCAACCGCCTCGAGTTCGTGCATAAGGCCTGGAACGAAAAGTAG
- a CDS encoding enoyl-CoA hydratase-related protein, whose product MKPGPTGLHPYSDNFIRLGRVPAVTISALKGRTRGAGSEFALATDIRFAGHRAILGQLSAYSPFGPGRYV is encoded by the coding sequence ATGAAGCCCGGCCCCACAGGGCTCCACCCCTACTCGGACAACTTCATCCGCCTCGGCAGGGTCCCAGCCGTCACGATCTCCGCACTCAAGGGCCGCACCCGCGGAGCGGGAAGTGAGTTCGCGCTGGCCACGGACATCCGTTTCGCGGGACACCGCGCGATCCTGGGGCAGTTGTCGGCGTACTCTCCCTTCGGGCCGGGCCGGTACGTTTGA
- a CDS encoding enoyl-CoA hydratase/isomerase family protein — translation MPGGNATGHLARLVGRGRAMEILLGADDFPAKLAAEYGYVNRVLPEDELDDFVDAVARRIAGFDKVAVAGTKALIDESIPISDEEFGSALSTYFQTVGRPVNEHRVRRLFEGGLQKPDGIELDLGKQVAESNRS, via the coding sequence GTGCCCGGCGGCAACGCGACGGGACACCTGGCCAGGCTGGTGGGCCGGGGCCGCGCGATGGAGATCCTGCTGGGGGCCGACGACTTCCCAGCGAAACTGGCGGCAGAATACGGCTACGTCAACCGCGTCCTCCCCGAGGACGAACTGGACGATTTCGTCGACGCCGTCGCCCGCCGTATCGCAGGGTTCGACAAGGTCGCCGTGGCCGGAACCAAGGCCCTCATCGACGAGAGCATCCCGATTTCGGACGAAGAGTTCGGATCCGCCCTGTCCACCTACTTCCAAACGGTAGGACGGCCCGTGAACGAACACCGCGTCCGGCGCCTCTTCGAAGGAGGCCTGCAGAAGCCGGACGGCATCGAACTCGACCTCGGCAAGCAGGTCGCAGAGAGCAACCGGAGCTGA
- a CDS encoding AraC family transcriptional regulator, producing MDILHDYLVRARASGAVFARSVVRPPWGLTLPGSIQLSLHTVVRGHAWVWLDNPAEAERLLPGDLAVVVGGRDHHLADEPSPDRCVTHEQFWAAGADEDPDAPHAAVFLCGAYRLAGDVGQSLIRALPPMLVIRPSAHDHLHGVVSLISSELTQSAPGQQTVLDRLLDVLLVLVMRASYQDSSDAPSWYRAAQDPRLGRALQAMHEEPARSWTVPELANLSAMSRPSFARNFERALGQTPMQYLTDWRLTLAREYLMAGELTLEQIARRTGYSSPNAFAATFRRHVGIPPGRWRQEVSG from the coding sequence GTGGACATATTGCACGACTATCTCGTGAGGGCGCGCGCGTCCGGTGCGGTTTTCGCGCGCTCGGTCGTCCGTCCACCCTGGGGGCTGACGCTGCCCGGGTCCATCCAGCTGTCGCTCCACACCGTGGTGCGCGGCCATGCATGGGTGTGGCTCGACAATCCGGCCGAAGCCGAACGCCTACTGCCAGGTGACCTGGCGGTCGTCGTGGGTGGTCGCGATCATCACCTCGCAGATGAGCCGAGCCCGGACAGGTGCGTGACCCACGAGCAGTTCTGGGCGGCAGGCGCCGACGAGGATCCTGACGCTCCCCACGCCGCTGTCTTCTTGTGCGGCGCCTACCGACTTGCCGGCGACGTGGGCCAAAGCCTCATCCGGGCACTGCCTCCGATGCTGGTGATTCGGCCATCCGCACACGATCACTTGCACGGCGTGGTCTCCCTCATCTCAAGCGAACTCACGCAGTCGGCCCCTGGCCAGCAGACCGTGCTCGACCGACTGCTCGACGTGCTGCTCGTCCTGGTCATGCGAGCCTCCTACCAGGACAGCTCCGACGCGCCGAGCTGGTACCGCGCCGCCCAGGACCCACGGCTGGGGCGAGCACTCCAAGCGATGCACGAAGAGCCCGCACGTAGCTGGACCGTGCCGGAACTGGCCAACCTGAGTGCAATGTCGCGCCCGTCGTTCGCCCGCAACTTCGAACGTGCGCTCGGGCAGACGCCGATGCAGTACCTGACGGACTGGCGCTTGACCCTGGCCCGCGAATACCTGATGGCAGGCGAACTCACCTTGGAGCAGATCGCCCGCCGTACGGGATACAGCTCACCGAACGCCTTCGCCGCGACGTTCCGTCGCCACGTGGGAATACCACCCGGTCGTTGGCGACAGGAAGTTTCTGGATGA
- a CDS encoding alpha/beta fold hydrolase: protein MSDKIPSHSRRKFLATSAAAAAAVTAGSLGVLHAQSAVAAEGGTGRGPLAGASAEGFGTVSRAPHLPAGFTETFTSRFVHANGLRQHVVVGGSGPALLLVHGWPETWYAWRLLMPTLAKDFTVIAVDQRGIGLTDKPQDGYDTATIAADLAALMDALGHQKFAVAGHDTGMPIAYALAADHPERVERLVVAEAPLPGISVSPPAFGPEWLNDRIWHIGFNRLATINELLVRGREDIFFGFEFDINAVKKLPDYAVDYYISTLASDRNALRGSFSFYRAFDTTLAQNVQRQKAGLLTMPVLAIGGAASVGDGAGVTMKAAAHDVQTVVIPDTGHWVAEEAPEQMLAALTPFLAPYRAAHTAAYR, encoded by the coding sequence GTGTCTGACAAGATTCCGTCGCATTCTCGGCGGAAGTTCCTCGCCACCTCGGCTGCAGCGGCGGCTGCAGTGACCGCCGGATCCCTCGGTGTGCTCCACGCCCAGTCGGCCGTAGCAGCCGAAGGAGGAACCGGCCGTGGACCGCTGGCAGGCGCGAGTGCGGAAGGCTTCGGCACCGTCTCCCGGGCGCCGCACCTGCCCGCAGGGTTCACCGAGACGTTCACCAGCCGGTTCGTCCACGCCAATGGACTGCGCCAGCACGTGGTCGTCGGCGGCAGCGGGCCGGCGCTGCTGCTCGTGCACGGCTGGCCCGAGACCTGGTACGCCTGGCGCCTGCTCATGCCCACGCTGGCCAAGGACTTCACCGTCATCGCCGTCGACCAGCGCGGCATCGGCCTGACCGACAAGCCCCAGGACGGCTACGACACCGCCACCATCGCGGCCGACCTGGCCGCCCTGATGGACGCGCTCGGCCACCAGAAGTTCGCCGTGGCCGGCCACGACACCGGCATGCCGATCGCCTACGCTCTTGCCGCCGACCACCCGGAGCGGGTCGAGCGCCTGGTCGTCGCCGAGGCCCCCCTCCCGGGCATCAGCGTCTCGCCGCCGGCCTTCGGCCCGGAGTGGCTCAACGACCGGATCTGGCACATCGGCTTCAACCGGCTCGCCACGATAAACGAACTGCTCGTCAGGGGACGGGAAGACATCTTCTTCGGCTTCGAGTTCGACATCAACGCCGTGAAGAAGCTGCCCGACTACGCCGTCGACTACTACATCAGCACCCTTGCCTCCGACCGCAACGCGCTGCGCGGCAGCTTCAGCTTCTACCGCGCGTTCGACACCACGCTCGCGCAGAACGTGCAACGCCAGAAGGCCGGCCTGCTGACCATGCCCGTCCTGGCCATCGGCGGAGCAGCAAGCGTCGGTGACGGGGCCGGGGTCACCATGAAGGCCGCCGCGCACGACGTGCAGACCGTGGTCATCCCCGACACCGGTCACTGGGTCGCCGAAGAGGCGCCCGAGCAGATGCTGGCGGCCCTGACCCCGTTCCTGGCCCCCTACCGCGCAGCGCACACCGCCGCCTACCGGTAG
- the tatC gene encoding twin-arginine translocase subunit TatC, producing MPLAEHLRELRNRLLVSMLALAIATVVGWLFHGWLLDQITGPACHITHVHGVGRPTKQCPDGLLVNTGLLSPLSLSFKVSITAGLILASPVWSYQLWAFIAPGLYKKEKRYGLGFTFAAVPLFCGGGYLAYVIFPKAVQILASFNPADFSLSLPGDEFLGFFLRMVFVFGLSFELPLLLVLLNSLGVVSAARLRSWWRPTVFVIFVFSAVVIPTGDPLTMTALAVPLCLLYSLALVVATLHDRTKKRRRAEDPDSQLDDDEASSPDLTTTPLDFPEPLDVSHPAHAQPTVTTQLNLPPNVPDHRPPEEQ from the coding sequence ATGCCGCTCGCCGAGCACCTTCGTGAACTGCGGAACCGTCTCCTGGTCTCGATGCTCGCTCTGGCGATCGCCACCGTCGTCGGCTGGCTGTTCCACGGCTGGTTGCTCGACCAAATTACCGGCCCGGCCTGCCACATCACCCACGTCCACGGGGTTGGCCGGCCGACCAAGCAGTGCCCCGACGGCCTGCTGGTCAACACCGGTCTTCTTTCCCCGCTCTCCCTCAGCTTCAAAGTCTCGATCACAGCCGGGCTCATCCTGGCCAGCCCGGTGTGGAGCTACCAACTCTGGGCCTTCATCGCCCCGGGGCTGTACAAGAAGGAGAAGCGCTACGGTCTTGGCTTCACCTTCGCCGCCGTGCCCCTCTTCTGTGGCGGCGGCTACCTCGCCTACGTGATCTTTCCCAAGGCAGTGCAGATCCTGGCGAGCTTCAACCCCGCGGATTTCTCCCTGTCCCTGCCCGGTGACGAGTTCCTCGGTTTTTTCCTGCGCATGGTGTTCGTCTTCGGCCTCTCCTTCGAACTGCCGCTGCTTCTGGTGCTGCTGAACTCCCTGGGTGTCGTCAGCGCAGCCAGACTGCGCAGCTGGTGGCGTCCGACTGTCTTCGTGATCTTCGTCTTCTCGGCGGTCGTCATCCCAACCGGCGATCCACTCACCATGACCGCCCTGGCCGTCCCTCTCTGCCTGCTCTACTCCCTCGCCTTGGTCGTCGCCACCCTCCACGACCGTACGAAGAAACGACGCCGCGCCGAGGATCCCGACAGTCAACTCGACGACGACGAGGCCTCCTCACCCGACCTCACCACCACCCCCTTGGACTTCCCCGAACCGCTAGACGTCTCTCATCCCGCACACGCGCAACCGACGGTCACCACCCAGCTGAATCTCCCACCGAACGTCCCGGATCACCGCCCACCCGAGGAGCAGTAG
- a CDS encoding NAD(P)H-binding protein, with product MSEQTSTVLVLGATGKTGSRVAADLISRGVSVFRAARSSADVAFDWSDRDTYAPALKGVDRVYLVAPVDRLDFAEDVSVFLDEAEAAAVQHVTFLSAYGMEHAPAEIPTRSVELDLLGRQRLGHTILRPAWFMQNFSEAFCKPINGAILVPTGDGSEAFIDADDIAAVAATTLADPASHAGAAYSLTGPQSLTVSEAASIISEATGRTIAHHEMDREVWIAGAIAKGFPAEFGALLRQLTETVASGNGSRPNGTVEQVTGTPSRTFRDFAHKNAAAWKEA from the coding sequence ATGAGTGAGCAAACTTCAACAGTTCTTGTCCTGGGCGCGACTGGCAAGACCGGCTCTCGCGTGGCCGCGGACCTCATAAGCCGAGGGGTGTCGGTCTTCAGGGCTGCACGGTCCAGTGCCGACGTCGCCTTCGACTGGAGCGACCGCGACACCTACGCCCCCGCGCTCAAGGGGGTCGATCGCGTCTACCTGGTCGCCCCGGTCGACCGGCTCGACTTTGCCGAGGACGTCTCGGTGTTCCTCGACGAGGCCGAGGCCGCCGCGGTGCAGCACGTGACGTTCCTGAGCGCCTACGGGATGGAGCACGCGCCGGCTGAGATCCCAACCCGCAGCGTTGAACTCGACCTGCTGGGCCGCCAGCGGCTGGGTCACACCATCCTGCGTCCTGCGTGGTTCATGCAGAACTTCAGCGAGGCCTTCTGCAAGCCGATCAACGGCGCGATCTTGGTGCCCACCGGCGACGGATCCGAGGCGTTCATCGACGCCGATGACATCGCGGCCGTGGCCGCGACCACGCTCGCCGACCCCGCCTCGCACGCGGGCGCGGCGTACAGCCTGACCGGCCCGCAGTCGCTGACCGTCTCCGAGGCTGCCTCCATCATCAGCGAGGCGACCGGTCGGACCATCGCGCATCACGAGATGGACCGCGAGGTCTGGATTGCCGGCGCGATTGCGAAGGGATTCCCAGCCGAGTTCGGCGCCCTGCTCCGGCAGCTCACCGAGACGGTGGCGTCCGGCAACGGGTCCCGTCCCAACGGCACGGTCGAGCAGGTCACCGGTACACCGTCGCGCACGTTCCGCGACTTTGCCCATAAGAACGCCGCAGCCTGGAAAGAAGCCTAG
- the istA gene encoding IS21 family transposase produces MAEGGDAVVLDPQRWLELRRFRALVESGAVSLTEVAKETGLDRKTVRKYLSSTAASVPPRRTSNGRPRKKVVDEVAPLIDAMLRAEILIKGAVVHERLVKEYGSTINYQRVKLYLQEARPRIAGELGIEPRELAGMHRRFEVVPGAQAQVDWGDEGKILAHLGIPKVYSFHMVLSYSRDPFCCFTTSQDLQTFFDCHRRAFAHFGGVPMSIVYDRTKTVVRRHVAPGEAVPLHPEAVGFAGHYDFDIDVLAAYRPTGKGRVERQVLIVRDHVLAGRAFSSLEELDAAFMAWVPQRRARTHATHHEVIGHRAARDHAALKPLPPSPYLVAERHLRPVGKDCLVAFGGNLYSVPARKVRPRQLVEIRATKSQVMVHTTVPDAGGETLLSSHPRAVGRGVVVRQDEHWDGLPTGRNRRTTTGDEPPPPRSESSASGRIGPLQALLSRSAATQIEVGRRPLSVYDELTGTRPFTTNFQTKESS; encoded by the coding sequence GTGGCGGAGGGCGGTGACGCGGTGGTTTTGGACCCGCAGCGCTGGCTGGAGCTGCGGCGGTTCCGTGCTCTGGTTGAGTCAGGAGCGGTCAGTCTGACCGAGGTGGCCAAGGAGACCGGGCTGGACCGCAAGACGGTCCGCAAGTATCTGTCGAGCACGGCGGCGTCAGTGCCGCCGAGGCGGACGTCGAACGGCCGGCCCCGGAAGAAGGTGGTCGACGAGGTCGCCCCGTTGATCGACGCGATGCTGCGGGCAGAGATCCTCATCAAGGGCGCCGTGGTGCACGAGCGTCTGGTGAAGGAGTACGGCTCGACGATCAACTATCAGCGGGTCAAGCTCTATCTGCAGGAGGCCCGGCCGCGGATCGCGGGTGAACTGGGCATCGAACCGCGGGAGTTGGCGGGTATGCATCGCCGCTTCGAGGTGGTCCCCGGGGCCCAGGCTCAGGTCGACTGGGGCGATGAAGGCAAGATCCTCGCCCACCTGGGCATCCCGAAGGTCTACTCGTTCCATATGGTTTTGTCGTACTCGCGCGACCCGTTCTGCTGCTTCACCACGAGCCAGGACCTGCAGACCTTCTTCGACTGCCACCGGCGGGCATTTGCGCACTTCGGCGGGGTGCCGATGTCGATCGTCTACGACCGGACCAAGACCGTCGTGCGCCGGCACGTCGCCCCGGGCGAGGCGGTGCCGCTGCATCCGGAAGCGGTCGGCTTCGCCGGCCACTACGACTTCGACATCGACGTGCTGGCCGCCTACCGGCCCACCGGGAAGGGCCGGGTCGAACGCCAGGTGTTGATCGTGCGTGATCACGTGCTGGCCGGGCGGGCGTTCTCCTCGCTCGAGGAGCTGGATGCCGCCTTCATGGCGTGGGTGCCGCAGCGACGCGCCCGCACCCACGCCACCCACCACGAGGTCATCGGACACCGGGCCGCCCGGGATCACGCCGCCCTCAAGCCGTTGCCACCCTCGCCCTATCTGGTGGCCGAGCGGCATCTGCGGCCGGTCGGCAAGGACTGCCTGGTCGCGTTCGGCGGAAACCTCTACTCGGTGCCCGCCCGCAAGGTTCGCCCGCGTCAGCTGGTGGAGATCAGAGCGACGAAGTCCCAGGTCATGGTGCACACGACCGTCCCCGATGCCGGCGGCGAGACCCTGCTGTCCAGCCATCCGCGGGCGGTCGGCCGTGGCGTGGTTGTCAGGCAGGACGAGCACTGGGACGGCCTGCCGACCGGCAGGAACCGCCGCACCACGACGGGCGACGAGCCGCCACCACCGCGGAGCGAGTCCTCCGCGTCCGGTCGCATCGGGCCGTTGCAGGCCCTGCTGAGCCGGTCCGCCGCAACCCAGATCGAGGTAGGGAGGCGACCGCTATCGGTCTACGACGAACTGACCGGCACCCGGCCCTTCACCACCAACTTCCAGACGAAGGAGTCGTCTTGA